A part of Tachysurus vachellii isolate PV-2020 chromosome 4, HZAU_Pvac_v1, whole genome shotgun sequence genomic DNA contains:
- the LOC132844129 gene encoding zinc finger protein OZF-like isoform X1, giving the protein MNSVDIKYKRLESTESSKSHQSSSASFYTKTPYRQVQNEIHHCSQCGKIFSQKSTLKEHQQIHTGEKPYQCSQCGKRFNQKSALKKHQCTHSGHKPYHCTNCEKSFSQMSTLKEHQRIHTGEKPYRCLQCGKSFSQNGNLRKHQRIHSGEKPYQCSQCGKSFISQSDLQRHQRIHSGEKLYQCLQCEKSFIESGNLIKHQRVHTGEKPYHCSHCGKCFTQKSNLQKHLRIHTGDKPYYCLECGKSFTQGTDLQIHQRVHTGEKPYHCSLCGKNFTSQSNLLRHRRIHTGEKPYQCSQCEKSFIERGILIQHLRIHTGEKPYQCSQCGMSFTQRGNLRKHLHVHTGEKPYKCLECGKSFIQGADLQVHQHIHTGEKPYYCSACGKSFTRHSSFQRHQRIHTGEKPHHCLDCGKSFVEKSKLLKHQRIHTVENFSQHRNPHEHVHTTEIEDIPQY; this is encoded by the coding sequence ATGAACTCAGttgatattaaatataaacgTTTGGAATCTACAGAGAGCTCCAAGAGTCATCAAAGCTCATCTGCTTCTTTTTACACTAAGACACCTTACAGACAAGTGCAGAATGAAATTCACCACTGCTCACAATGTGGGAAGATTTTCAGTCAGAAGAGCACTCTCAAAGAACACCAGCAAATTCACACAGGCGAGAAACCGTATCAATGTTCTCAGTGCGGGAAACGCTTCAATCAAAAGAGTGCTCTAAAAAAACACCAGTGTACTCACTCTGGACACAAGCCGTATCACTGCACAAACTGTGAAAAAAGTTTCAGCCAGATGAGTACTCTCAAAGAACACCAGCGgattcacacaggagaaaagCCATATAGATGTTTACAGTGTGGGAAAAGTTTCAGTCAAAATGGGAATCTCAGAAAACACCAGCGGATTCACTCTGGAGAGAAGCCATATCAGTGCTCACAGTGCGGAAAGAGCTTCATTAGCCAGAGTGACCTCCAGCGACACCAACGCATTCACTCAGGGGAGAAGCTGTATCAGTGTTTGCAGTGTGAGAAAAGTTTTATTGAGAGCGGTAATCTTATAAAGCACCAGCGagttcacacaggagagaaaccgtatcactgctcacactgtgggaaGTGTTTTACACAAAAGAGTAACCTCCAAAAACACctgcgcattcacacaggagataAACCCTATTACTGCTTAGAATGCGGAAAGAGTTTTACTCAAGGAACCGATCTCCAAATACACCAGCGCGTTCACACAGGGGAGAAGCCGTATCACTGCTCACTGTGTGGGAAAAATTTTACCAGCCAGAGCAATCTTTTGCGCCATCgacgcattcacacaggagagaagccgtatcagtgCTCGCAGTGTGAGAAGAGTTTTATTGAGAGAGGTATTCTCATACAGCACCTGCGaattcacacaggagaaaaacCTTATCAGTGCTCACAGTGTGGAATGAGTTTCACACAAAGGGGTAATCTCCGAAAACACCTACACGTTCACACTGGGGAAAAGCCGTACAAGTGCTTAGAATGTGGGAAAAGTTTTATACAGGGAGCTGATCTCCAAGTTCaccaacacattcacacaggggAGAAGCCCTATTACTGTTCAGcatgtgggaagagttttactaGACATAGCAGTTTCCAACGACatcagcgcattcacactggagagaaaccGCATCATTGCTTGGATTGTGGGAAGAGTTTCGTTGAGAAAAGTAAGCTCCTAAAACACCAAAGAATTCATACAGTGGAGAATTTTAGTCAACATCGTAATCCACATGAACATGTTCACACCACAGAGATCGAGGACATTCCACAGTACTAA
- the LOC132844129 gene encoding zinc finger protein 850-like isoform X2, translating to MNSEEIKCENLEPTESFSSQQSSSDTFNTNTSQSKKKIHSCSQCGKSFSQKSYLTTHQRIHTGERPYECSHCGKSFNLSSILRKHLRTHTGEKPYQCSQCGKCFSLRNTLKRHQRIHTGEKPYQCSQCGKSFTERGSLRQHQRIHTGEKPYGCPECGKTFSVQGSLQHHQRIHTKDKPYQCSECGKTFRKAAHLQAHQHVHSGEKPFYCSVCWKGFSRHGCFLRHQLIHTGEKPYQCPQCGRRFRRRCHLQRHQHLHTDDKPFHCLECGRSFRVEPDLQTHQHAHTREKPYQCSLCGKRFRNRSHFQRHQRVHSSENNEIHHCSQCGKIFSQKSTLKEHQQIHTGEKPYQCSQCGKRFNQKSALKKHQCTHSGHKPYHCTNCEKSFSQMSTLKEHQRIHTGEKPYRCLQCGKSFSQNGNLRKHQRIHSGEKPYQCSQCGKSFISQSDLQRHQRIHSGEKLYQCLQCEKSFIESGNLIKHQRVHTGEKPYHCSHCGKCFTQKSNLQKHLRIHTGDKPYYCLECGKSFTQGTDLQIHQRVHTGEKPYHCSLCGKNFTSQSNLLRHRRIHTGEKPYQCSQCEKSFIERGILIQHLRIHTGEKPYQCSQCGMSFTQRGNLRKHLHVHTGEKPYKCLECGKSFIQGADLQVHQHIHTGEKPYYCSACGKSFTRHSSFQRHQRIHTGEKPHHCLDCGKSFVEKSKLLKHQRIHTVENFSQHRNPHEHVHTTEIEDIPQY from the exons ATGAATTCAGAAGAAATTAAATGTGAGAATCTGGAACCTACAGAAAGCTTCAGTAGTCAGCAAAGTTCATCTGATACTTTTAACACCAACACCTCTCAgagcaaaaagaaaatacacagcTGCTCTCAGTGCGGGAAAAGTTTCAGTCAGAAGAGTTATCTCACAACCCACCAGCGGATTCACACCGGAGAAAGGCCGTATGAGTGTTCACACTGTGGGAAATCTTTCAACCTGAGCAGTATTCTCAGAAAACACCTGCGGactcacacaggagagaaaccgtatcagtgctcacagtgtgggaagTGTTTCAGCCTCAGGAACACTCTGAAAAGACACCAGCGAAtccacacaggagagaagccgtatcagtgCTCACAGTGTGGAAAGAGTTTCACTGAGAGAGGTAGTCTCAGACAACATCAGCGAATTCACACAGGCGAGAAGCCGTACGGCTGCCCAGAGTGCGGGAAAACATTTTCAGTCCAGGGTAGTCTCCAGCatcaccagcgcattcacactaaAGATAAACCATATCAATGTTCAGAATGTGGGAAGACTTTTAGAAAAGCAGCCCATCTCCAAGCACACCAACATGTTCACTCTGGAGAGAAGCCATTTTATTGTTCAGTATGTTGGAAAGGTTTTAGTAGGCACGGTTGTTTCCTGCGACATCAgctcattcacacaggagagaagccgtatcagtgTCCCCAGTGTGGTAGACGTTTTAGGAGGCGTTGTCATTTACAGCGTCACCAACACCTACACACTGACGATAAACCATTTCATTGTTTAGAATGTGGGAGGAGTTTTAGAGTAGAACCTGATCTCCAAACACATCAACATGCTCACACAAGAGAGAAGCCATATCAGTGCTCACTGTGTGGGAAAAGGTTTAGGAACCGTAGTCATTTTCAACGACACCAGCGCGTTCACTCCTCAGAGAAT AATGAAATTCACCACTGCTCACAATGTGGGAAGATTTTCAGTCAGAAGAGCACTCTCAAAGAACACCAGCAAATTCACACAGGCGAGAAACCGTATCAATGTTCTCAGTGCGGGAAACGCTTCAATCAAAAGAGTGCTCTAAAAAAACACCAGTGTACTCACTCTGGACACAAGCCGTATCACTGCACAAACTGTGAAAAAAGTTTCAGCCAGATGAGTACTCTCAAAGAACACCAGCGgattcacacaggagaaaagCCATATAGATGTTTACAGTGTGGGAAAAGTTTCAGTCAAAATGGGAATCTCAGAAAACACCAGCGGATTCACTCTGGAGAGAAGCCATATCAGTGCTCACAGTGCGGAAAGAGCTTCATTAGCCAGAGTGACCTCCAGCGACACCAACGCATTCACTCAGGGGAGAAGCTGTATCAGTGTTTGCAGTGTGAGAAAAGTTTTATTGAGAGCGGTAATCTTATAAAGCACCAGCGagttcacacaggagagaaaccgtatcactgctcacactgtgggaaGTGTTTTACACAAAAGAGTAACCTCCAAAAACACctgcgcattcacacaggagataAACCCTATTACTGCTTAGAATGCGGAAAGAGTTTTACTCAAGGAACCGATCTCCAAATACACCAGCGCGTTCACACAGGGGAGAAGCCGTATCACTGCTCACTGTGTGGGAAAAATTTTACCAGCCAGAGCAATCTTTTGCGCCATCgacgcattcacacaggagagaagccgtatcagtgCTCGCAGTGTGAGAAGAGTTTTATTGAGAGAGGTATTCTCATACAGCACCTGCGaattcacacaggagaaaaacCTTATCAGTGCTCACAGTGTGGAATGAGTTTCACACAAAGGGGTAATCTCCGAAAACACCTACACGTTCACACTGGGGAAAAGCCGTACAAGTGCTTAGAATGTGGGAAAAGTTTTATACAGGGAGCTGATCTCCAAGTTCaccaacacattcacacaggggAGAAGCCCTATTACTGTTCAGcatgtgggaagagttttactaGACATAGCAGTTTCCAACGACatcagcgcattcacactggagagaaaccGCATCATTGCTTGGATTGTGGGAAGAGTTTCGTTGAGAAAAGTAAGCTCCTAAAACACCAAAGAATTCATACAGTGGAGAATTTTAGTCAACATCGTAATCCACATGAACATGTTCACACCACAGAGATCGAGGACATTCCACAGTACTAA